From Desulfatitalea tepidiphila, one genomic window encodes:
- a CDS encoding cysteine synthase: MKSSTILDLIGNTPLVEIRRINPNPQVPILAKLEYLNPGGSIKDRAAMFMIEAAERSGELTPKKTVVEATSGNTGIGLALVCAIKGYRLLLTMSENASVERQKILRARGAEIRLTPGHLGTDGAIEEAYRLAREFPDQYYITDQYNNEANWQAHYHGTANEIWEQTGGRVTAIVATLGTSGTLMGLSRRLKELNPDIRIVGVEPYLGHKIQGLKNLKESYQPEIFEKERLDVKVNIEDEEAFEMARRLAREEGLFVGMSSGAAMAVAVRQAAEMTSGMIVVILPDSGERYLSTSLFTEREKVGLNLFNTRTRTKEIFAPQRLDRVTIYTTGPTAHAPTQVADARRFVFADLVDRYLAYRGYSVLHVTNITDLDEKTFHGAADAGMSLADFADGNIAAFEQDRDALGIRKVEHYPRSSDHTDDMVQVVQQLVNKGFAYEKLRSLYFDISRFEDYGQLSGIDLNKIRLGATVDLEDYEKDNPRDFTLLKRVRLSELKKGLYTKTPWGNVQPSWPLQCATLAMKYLGETCDIHIAGRELLFPLHENEIAIAGALNKKPLARFWLHCDRVLVDGKKVDEKGGGVTVRDLLSQGWTGREIRFWLLSTHYHKPVVFSQERLHYTHRALQRLDGCLTALQQIERGETFKELDQLLYDLKSGFNTAMDDDLNISAALAAIFKVVKQLNRLAAARSIDPEQVPAVVSAFRSIDAVLGVFCFEQACEDPRIQGLLDQRATARKARDWPLADRLRQELEALGVTIRDEKLS, from the coding sequence ATGAAATCTTCAACTATCCTCGATTTGATCGGCAACACCCCTCTGGTCGAGATCCGACGGATCAACCCCAATCCCCAGGTCCCGATCTTGGCCAAGCTGGAATATCTGAATCCGGGCGGTTCCATCAAGGATCGGGCCGCGATGTTCATGATCGAAGCGGCCGAACGTTCCGGCGAGCTGACCCCCAAAAAGACCGTCGTGGAGGCGACCAGCGGTAACACCGGTATCGGTCTGGCCCTGGTGTGCGCCATCAAAGGATACCGCCTGCTGCTCACCATGTCGGAAAATGCCAGCGTGGAGCGCCAGAAGATCCTTCGCGCACGGGGCGCGGAGATTCGCCTGACGCCTGGCCATCTCGGCACGGACGGCGCCATCGAGGAGGCCTACCGGCTGGCCCGCGAATTCCCGGATCAATACTACATCACCGATCAATACAACAACGAGGCCAACTGGCAGGCCCATTACCACGGCACGGCCAATGAAATCTGGGAACAGACCGGCGGCCGGGTCACCGCCATCGTGGCCACCCTGGGCACCTCGGGCACCTTGATGGGACTGTCGCGGCGATTGAAAGAGTTGAACCCGGACATTCGCATCGTCGGCGTGGAGCCCTATCTCGGCCATAAAATTCAGGGTCTCAAGAATTTAAAAGAGTCGTACCAGCCTGAAATTTTTGAAAAGGAGCGCCTGGACGTCAAGGTCAACATCGAGGATGAGGAGGCCTTTGAAATGGCCCGCCGCCTGGCCCGCGAGGAGGGATTGTTCGTGGGCATGAGCAGTGGTGCGGCCATGGCCGTGGCAGTGCGCCAGGCCGCCGAGATGACGTCGGGCATGATCGTCGTGATCCTGCCCGACAGCGGGGAGCGCTATCTCTCCACTTCTCTTTTTACCGAACGTGAGAAGGTCGGTCTGAATCTGTTCAATACCCGCACGCGCACCAAGGAAATCTTCGCCCCCCAGCGCCTGGACCGGGTGACGATCTACACCACCGGTCCCACGGCCCACGCGCCGACCCAGGTGGCCGATGCCCGCCGGTTCGTCTTTGCCGATCTGGTCGATCGCTATCTGGCCTATCGCGGTTATTCGGTCTTGCATGTCACCAATATCACGGATCTGGACGAGAAGACGTTTCATGGGGCGGCCGATGCCGGTATGTCGCTCGCCGATTTCGCCGATGGGAATATCGCCGCTTTCGAGCAGGACAGGGATGCTCTGGGCATCCGCAAGGTCGAACACTACCCGCGATCCAGCGATCATACCGACGACATGGTCCAGGTGGTGCAGCAACTGGTGAACAAGGGGTTCGCTTACGAGAAGCTGCGGTCGCTCTATTTCGATATTTCCCGCTTCGAGGACTATGGCCAGCTTTCCGGCATCGACCTGAACAAGATCCGGCTGGGGGCCACCGTCGATCTGGAAGATTACGAAAAAGACAACCCCCGGGATTTCACCCTGCTCAAGCGGGTTCGCCTGTCGGAGTTGAAAAAGGGACTTTACACCAAGACGCCGTGGGGCAATGTGCAGCCTTCGTGGCCGCTGCAATGTGCGACCCTGGCCATGAAATACCTGGGGGAAACCTGCGATATCCATATCGCCGGACGCGAGCTGCTTTTCCCCTTGCACGAAAACGAGATCGCCATCGCCGGCGCCCTCAACAAAAAGCCTCTGGCCCGCTTCTGGCTGCATTGCGACCGGGTGTTGGTCGACGGCAAAAAGGTCGATGAAAAAGGGGGGGGGGTGACGGTCCGTGATCTGTTGTCACAGGGTTGGACGGGCCGGGAAATCCGCTTCTGGCTCCTGTCGACCCATTACCACAAACCGGTCGTTTTTTCCCAGGAGCGGTTACACTATACCCACCGGGCGTTGCAACGCCTGGACGGCTGCCTGACCGCCCTGCAGCAGATCGAACGCGGCGAGACCTTCAAGGAGCTAGATCAGTTGCTGTATGATCTGAAAAGCGGATTCAACACCGCCATGGACGACGACCTGAACATTTCGGCGGCCCTGGCCGCGATTTTCAAGGTGGTCAAACAGCTCAATCGCCTTGCGGCCGCGCGCTCCATCGACCCGGAACAGGTGCCGGCGGTGGTTTCCGCCTTTCGGAGCATCGATGCCGTGTTAGGCGTTTTCTGCTTTGAGCAGGCTTGCGAAGACCCCCGTATCCAAGGGTTGCTCGACCAACGGGCGACCGCGCGGAAAGCGCGGGACTGGCCGCTGGCCGATCGGCTTCGGCAGGAGCTGGAGGCGTTGGGGGTGACCATAAGAGACGAAAAGTTATCATAG
- the tmk gene encoding dTMP kinase, giving the protein MFITLEGIEGSGKSTQLENIVAFLRTRGYECVTSREPGGTPVGAQIRKVLLDPSNAGLDATAELLLYNADRVQHIRSVIQPHLAAGRVVVCDRFFDATMVYQGYARGVDKAMIRALHRLVCDDLQPDLTLLFDLDPHIGLGRAWREIDSGGRTQGESRFEQEKLAFHQAVRDGYLDMARLEPHRFRIIPADQDPQAVARCVEAQLAPVFPERP; this is encoded by the coding sequence ATGTTCATTACCCTCGAAGGGATCGAAGGTTCGGGCAAGAGCACGCAACTCGAAAACATCGTTGCATTTTTAAGGACCAGGGGCTATGAGTGCGTCACCTCCCGGGAGCCGGGAGGCACCCCTGTCGGCGCTCAGATCCGCAAGGTGTTGCTCGATCCGTCCAATGCCGGCCTGGACGCCACGGCGGAGTTGCTGCTTTACAACGCCGATCGGGTGCAACACATTCGCAGCGTGATCCAGCCCCATCTGGCGGCCGGCCGGGTAGTGGTCTGCGACCGGTTTTTCGATGCCACGATGGTCTACCAGGGGTATGCGAGAGGTGTAGACAAGGCGATGATTCGAGCCCTGCACCGACTGGTGTGTGATGATCTGCAGCCCGATCTGACCCTCTTGTTCGATCTCGATCCCCATATCGGGCTCGGCCGCGCCTGGCGCGAGATCGACAGCGGCGGGCGCACCCAGGGGGAAAGTCGTTTCGAGCAGGAAAAGCTGGCCTTTCACCAGGCCGTCCGCGACGGGTACCTCGATATGGCCCGGCTTGAGCCCCATCGGTTTCGGATCATCCCGGCCGATCAAGATCCGCAAGCGGTTGCGCGCTGCGTCGAAGCGCAATTGGCACCTGTTTTTCCGGAAAGACCCTGA
- a CDS encoding 3'-5' exoribonuclease YhaM family protein yields the protein MTAKQIYVTDIVAGETFEEIFVLAEKSMAHKRDGNPFLNITLADRSGQIRGVVWDDVATAASAATAGDYVLVKASASEYRGTLQLVVKSMAPVPPETVSPADFLPATKRDVAQMAARLKALTDTIRSPELKALMDAFWNDAEFVELFKRAPAAKLMHHAYIGGLLEHTLSMSLLADKVAGHYSGVDRDLLLVGAILHDIGKVRELSFSHRIDYTDEGRLLSHIVIGVQMVAEKIASIPNFPDGLATMVQHLIVSHHGAREFGSPEPPKTIEAVLLNYVDEIDSRVNAIREFMAAEAPGENWTAYHRLLERHFYIGENSKS from the coding sequence ATGACAGCTAAACAGATTTATGTGACCGATATCGTTGCCGGCGAGACCTTCGAGGAGATTTTTGTGCTGGCCGAAAAGAGTATGGCGCATAAACGGGACGGCAATCCCTTTTTGAACATCACCCTCGCCGATCGCAGCGGCCAGATCCGGGGCGTGGTATGGGACGATGTGGCCACGGCCGCTTCAGCGGCAACGGCCGGGGACTATGTTCTCGTCAAGGCGTCGGCCAGCGAGTACCGCGGCACCCTGCAGCTGGTGGTGAAATCCATGGCCCCCGTGCCCCCCGAAACAGTGTCTCCGGCCGATTTTCTGCCGGCGACCAAACGGGACGTGGCCCAGATGGCGGCCCGGCTCAAGGCCCTGACCGATACGATTCGTTCTCCTGAACTCAAGGCCTTGATGGACGCTTTCTGGAACGATGCCGAGTTTGTCGAGCTGTTCAAACGCGCGCCGGCGGCCAAGCTGATGCATCATGCCTATATCGGTGGGTTGCTCGAACACACCCTCTCCATGTCCCTGTTGGCCGACAAGGTGGCCGGCCATTACAGCGGCGTGGATCGGGATTTGCTGCTGGTCGGCGCCATCCTGCACGATATCGGCAAGGTCCGGGAACTTTCGTTCAGCCATCGTATCGATTACACCGACGAGGGGCGTCTGCTCAGCCACATTGTCATCGGTGTGCAGATGGTGGCCGAAAAAATAGCATCCATTCCCAACTTCCCTGACGGGCTGGCCACCATGGTCCAGCATCTGATCGTCAGCCATCACGGGGCGCGAGAATTCGGCTCGCCCGAACCCCCCAAGACCATCGAGGCCGTGTTGCTCAACTACGTCGACGAAATCGATTCGCGGGTCAATGCGATACGCGAATTCATGGCCGCCGAAGCACCGGGAGAGAACTGGACCGCCTATCACCGGTTATTGGAACGGCATTTTTACATTGGGGAAAATTCGAAATCTTAG
- the surE gene encoding 5'/3'-nucleotidase SurE: MMILLTNDDGIQAPGLWALYRLLSPEHRVVVVAPERERSAVSHGITLHKPLRASKIAVNGGYEGWAINGTPVDCIKLSMVELLETPPDLVISGINPGANVGVNLNYSGTVAAAREAALYGVTAIAISTQGKQHPLYEEAARFVARLIPQLQDKGLPGGVFLNVNMPNVTLDQAAGVCFSRQGCDLYDEYFEKRHDPRNRLYYWQGYEGQPAYTHQDADGAMLEKGYITITPVRCDMTDYDLLEKLRGWQVDGG, encoded by the coding sequence ATGATGATCTTACTCACCAATGACGACGGCATTCAGGCGCCGGGGTTGTGGGCGCTTTATCGCCTCCTGTCGCCCGAGCATCGCGTGGTGGTGGTGGCGCCGGAGCGCGAAAGGAGTGCCGTCAGTCATGGCATTACCCTGCACAAACCCTTGCGGGCCAGCAAGATTGCGGTCAACGGCGGTTACGAAGGGTGGGCCATCAACGGTACCCCCGTGGATTGCATCAAGCTGTCCATGGTCGAACTGCTCGAAACCCCCCCCGACCTGGTGATCTCGGGGATCAATCCAGGGGCCAACGTGGGCGTCAATCTCAACTATTCGGGTACCGTGGCAGCCGCCAGGGAAGCGGCACTTTACGGGGTGACGGCCATTGCCATATCGACCCAGGGCAAGCAACATCCGCTGTACGAGGAGGCCGCCCGTTTCGTCGCCCGATTGATTCCTCAGCTGCAGGACAAAGGGCTGCCGGGCGGTGTTTTTCTGAATGTGAACATGCCCAACGTGACGCTGGACCAGGCGGCCGGCGTCTGTTTCAGCCGTCAGGGATGTGACCTGTATGACGAATATTTCGAAAAGCGGCACGATCCCCGCAACCGTCTCTATTATTGGCAGGGATACGAAGGACAGCCCGCCTACACCCATCAGGATGCGGACGGCGCCATGCTGGAAAAGGGATACATCACCATCACCCCGGTGCGCTGCGACATGACCGATTACGATCTCCTGGAAAAGTTGCGGGGATGGCAGGTGGATGGAGGATAA
- a CDS encoding LPS-assembly protein LptD, with protein sequence MALPAGLHAAEDEPHDPGDPSTWHVSADTIHYDRASDEYLATGNVSVTREGRTLTADMVRLNQTAREAWAEGNVRLLSGNDVLTGRRMRLDMDEETGSIEDGALFFSENHLYLKGREIQKTGPDTYHILDARATTCDGDHPDWQITAKDLEVTIEGYGFAKHTAFWARKMPLLYSPYLFFPIKLKRQTGLLAPEFGLSDRKGEAYLQPFFWAINDSMDATFFADYMSKRGTRLGAEFRYAAGERAKGTFMADGFEDRKIDDGQEENSDDWGYTDDLYPRPNSDRYWLRAKVDQNLPLGMTAKLDLDVVSDQDYLKEFKSNFGGFEKTRDYFLDHFNRDIDDYNETVRTNQLNVNRTWTGYSLNMDARWYDDVIKRRLDDDDDTLQTLPQISLDGTKKKIYDLPVYFDLLSHYTYFYRQEGLRGHRADVYPRVYYPMRLLDAINVEPSAGLRQTAWQVDRALDTRSDDDQDFYRAIYDLKLDTSTDIYRVYELTSGGWNGIRHGIKPQVVYEYIPEKEQERYPEFDSLDRIEARNRITYGLTQALVARRLKAGPADPPAAENDYIHFLRFKLEQSFDIDRQREGLRRPFSDILAELDLTPGNNVSLDADALWRPYDSRFYGFNAGLNLWDGRGDRIGLTYRFTREEAADTELGTEAVVGVKSMDLTGTLVVTPSWQLRGKYEYNFEKERMIEAGGGITFMSQCWGVSVDYSVEEEEDGTNNGSISFMVHLLGLGTFGDQ encoded by the coding sequence ATGGCGTTGCCCGCCGGCCTGCATGCCGCCGAGGACGAACCGCATGACCCTGGAGACCCGTCAACCTGGCACGTCAGCGCCGACACCATTCACTATGATCGGGCCAGCGATGAATACCTGGCAACGGGCAATGTCAGCGTGACCCGGGAGGGGCGTACGTTGACCGCGGACATGGTTCGTCTGAACCAGACCGCCAGAGAGGCCTGGGCAGAGGGCAATGTGCGCCTGCTATCCGGAAACGACGTGCTCACCGGCCGCAGGATGCGGCTGGATATGGACGAAGAGACCGGTTCGATCGAGGATGGGGCGCTCTTTTTCTCCGAAAACCACCTCTACCTGAAGGGTCGTGAGATTCAAAAGACCGGTCCGGATACCTACCACATCCTGGACGCCCGTGCGACCACCTGTGACGGCGACCACCCCGATTGGCAGATCACCGCGAAAGACCTCGAAGTGACCATCGAAGGCTACGGGTTTGCCAAACACACCGCGTTCTGGGCGCGCAAAATGCCGTTGCTCTACAGCCCCTATCTCTTTTTCCCGATCAAACTCAAGCGCCAAACGGGCCTGCTGGCCCCTGAATTCGGCCTGTCGGACCGCAAAGGCGAAGCCTATCTGCAGCCCTTTTTCTGGGCCATCAACGACAGCATGGACGCCACATTTTTTGCCGACTACATGTCCAAGCGCGGCACGCGTCTGGGCGCCGAATTCCGTTATGCCGCCGGCGAACGGGCCAAAGGGACCTTCATGGCGGATGGTTTTGAAGACAGGAAAATCGACGACGGTCAGGAGGAAAACAGCGACGATTGGGGCTACACCGATGATCTCTACCCCAGGCCCAACTCCGACCGCTACTGGTTACGGGCCAAGGTGGATCAAAATCTGCCCCTGGGCATGACGGCCAAGCTCGACCTGGACGTGGTCAGCGACCAGGACTATTTGAAAGAGTTCAAAAGCAACTTTGGCGGTTTTGAAAAGACGCGCGACTACTTCCTCGACCATTTCAACCGCGACATCGACGACTATAACGAAACGGTTCGCACCAACCAGCTCAATGTCAACCGCACCTGGACCGGCTACAGCCTCAACATGGATGCGCGCTGGTACGACGATGTGATCAAAAGGCGCCTGGACGACGATGATGACACGCTGCAGACCCTTCCCCAGATCTCCCTGGACGGCACCAAGAAAAAAATCTACGATCTGCCGGTCTACTTCGATCTGCTTTCCCACTACACCTACTTTTACCGCCAGGAGGGCCTGCGCGGCCATCGCGCCGATGTGTATCCGCGCGTCTATTATCCCATGCGGCTCCTGGACGCGATCAATGTCGAACCATCCGCCGGCCTGCGTCAGACCGCCTGGCAGGTGGACCGGGCACTGGATACCAGGAGCGATGACGATCAGGATTTCTACAGGGCGATCTACGATCTGAAGCTCGATACGAGCACCGATATCTATCGCGTCTACGAGCTGACTTCGGGCGGGTGGAACGGTATCAGACACGGCATCAAACCCCAGGTGGTCTACGAGTACATACCGGAAAAGGAACAGGAGCGTTACCCCGAATTCGACAGCCTCGATCGGATCGAGGCCCGGAACCGGATCACCTACGGCCTGACCCAAGCCCTCGTGGCGCGCAGACTTAAAGCAGGACCGGCTGATCCTCCGGCGGCGGAAAACGACTATATTCATTTTCTTCGGTTCAAACTGGAGCAAAGCTTCGACATCGATCGGCAGCGGGAGGGGTTGCGCAGACCCTTTTCAGACATTCTGGCCGAGCTCGACCTGACACCGGGGAACAACGTCTCCCTCGATGCCGATGCCTTGTGGCGTCCCTATGACAGCCGCTTTTACGGCTTCAATGCGGGCTTGAACCTGTGGGACGGCCGCGGCGATCGCATCGGTTTGACATACCGTTTCACACGCGAAGAGGCCGCGGATACGGAGCTGGGGACCGAAGCCGTGGTCGGGGTCAAAAGCATGGATTTGACCGGAACGCTGGTGGTCACCCCCAGTTGGCAATTGAGGGGCAAATACGAATACAACTTCGAAAAAGAGAGAATGATCGAGGCCGGTGGGGGGATCACCTTCATGTCCCAGTGCTGGGGGGTGTCGGTGGATTACAGCGTCGAGGAAGAAGAGGACGGGACCAACAACGGCAGCATCTCTTTCATGGTTCATCTGCTGGGCCTCGGCACCTTTGGCGATCAATAG
- a CDS encoding UpxY family transcription antiterminator, whose amino-acid sequence MPSDKLIRAWYVLHTKSRFENVVNEGLQKKTIEVFLPKITVPSRRKDRKKMIRVPLFPGYVFVHSDLHPHHHLDILKTVGAVKLIGDKTGPISVPEETIASLRIMVATERAITTGNSFTRGDRVVVINGPFTGVVGIFDHYKGVDRVVVFIEALGQFASVEVDAENVEPVPEVLK is encoded by the coding sequence ATGCCTTCCGATAAATTGATCCGGGCCTGGTATGTGTTGCATACCAAAAGCCGATTTGAAAACGTCGTCAACGAAGGATTGCAGAAAAAGACCATCGAGGTGTTTCTGCCGAAAATCACGGTGCCCAGCCGCCGCAAGGACCGCAAAAAGATGATCCGGGTGCCGCTCTTCCCCGGATATGTTTTCGTCCACAGCGATCTTCATCCCCACCATCACCTGGATATCCTCAAGACCGTCGGCGCGGTGAAACTCATCGGCGATAAAACCGGACCGATCTCGGTGCCCGAAGAAACCATCGCCTCCCTGCGTATCATGGTGGCCACCGAGCGCGCCATCACCACGGGCAACAGCTTTACCCGGGGCGACCGGGTCGTGGTGATCAACGGGCCGTTCACCGGTGTGGTAGGCATTTTCGACCACTACAAAGGAGTGGACCGGGTGGTCGTGTTTATCGAAGCCCTGGGGCAATTCGCCTCGGTGGAGGTGGATGCCGAGAATGTGGAGCCGGTCCCCGAAGTCCTGAAATAG
- a CDS encoding HU family DNA-binding protein: MNKLELISALKNEVGISKTEAARVVQIFFDSMTDAMAQGKRVEIRGLCSFYVKNYKSYTGRNPKTGEKVTIQPKKLPFFKSGKELKDRVDAS, encoded by the coding sequence ATGAATAAATTAGAGCTTATCTCTGCGCTGAAAAACGAGGTCGGAATTTCCAAGACCGAAGCTGCCAGGGTGGTTCAGATTTTCTTCGACAGCATGACCGACGCCATGGCGCAGGGCAAAAGGGTCGAAATACGCGGCCTGTGCAGCTTTTATGTCAAAAATTACAAAAGTTATACCGGCAGAAACCCCAAGACCGGCGAGAAAGTGACGATCCAGCCCAAAAAGCTGCCCTTTTTCAAGTCCGGAAAAGAATTGAAAGACCGCGTCGATGCGTCATAG
- the holB gene encoding DNA polymerase III subunit delta', translated as MLPKTVVSGFEPIVGQAFPIGILQRFLRRAAVPHAMLFTGIEGIGKRTTARVMAMALNCREGTKSVDEGPPGAFDQPCRRCPLCRQIEAVKHPDIIEISPRKGILRIDQVRELLASLAMKPFSATHRVVIIDDAHQLNPEAGNALLKVLEEPPQGTILVLTAPQRSGLLATIVSRCRHIPFNPLSAEDMAGLLAETQGLDPILSKTLAKAAGGSYTKALQLAAGKWHHRRDWLIRASGLDRIDPHRPLASTLALAFAAELAKSKVQIDDDLEILKSWVRDLSVLPFKATHIVNADRKEMLAHVRTQLSDRHLTVIWEALEKAQKDIAGNANLRLTLDNMALRMACLRAA; from the coding sequence ATGTTACCCAAAACGGTCGTTTCCGGGTTCGAGCCCATTGTCGGGCAGGCATTTCCCATCGGGATTCTACAGCGTTTCTTACGTCGGGCGGCAGTGCCTCATGCCATGCTGTTCACCGGCATCGAGGGCATCGGCAAGCGCACCACGGCACGGGTCATGGCCATGGCGTTGAATTGCCGCGAGGGGACCAAAAGTGTGGATGAAGGCCCTCCCGGCGCCTTTGACCAGCCCTGCCGCCGGTGCCCCCTGTGCCGGCAGATCGAGGCGGTCAAGCATCCGGATATCATTGAAATCTCGCCCCGCAAGGGCATATTGCGGATCGACCAGGTCAGGGAACTGCTGGCCAGCCTGGCGATGAAACCGTTCAGCGCCACCCATCGGGTCGTCATTATCGATGATGCCCACCAGTTGAATCCGGAAGCCGGCAACGCGCTGTTAAAGGTCCTGGAAGAGCCGCCGCAAGGCACGATCCTGGTGCTCACCGCCCCCCAACGATCCGGCCTGCTGGCGACCATTGTATCACGATGCCGCCACATTCCCTTCAATCCCCTGTCGGCCGAGGATATGGCCGGCTTGCTCGCTGAAACGCAGGGCTTGGATCCCATTCTTTCAAAAACCCTTGCCAAAGCGGCCGGCGGCAGCTACACCAAGGCGTTGCAGTTGGCGGCAGGAAAATGGCACCACCGCCGGGATTGGCTGATCCGCGCCTCCGGCCTGGATCGAATCGATCCCCACAGACCGTTGGCATCGACCCTGGCCCTGGCCTTCGCGGCTGAATTGGCAAAAAGCAAGGTCCAAATCGACGATGATCTGGAGATCCTGAAGAGCTGGGTGCGCGACCTCAGCGTGTTGCCTTTCAAAGCAACACATATCGTCAATGCCGACCGAAAAGAGATGCTGGCACATGTCCGTACGCAGCTGAGCGATCGGCACCTGACGGTGATTTGGGAAGCGCTTGAAAAAGCACAAAAAGATATTGCGGGTAACGCAAACTTAAGATTAACGTTAGACAACATGGCCCTTCGCATGGCGTGCCTGCGGGCCGCTTAA